A single genomic interval of Lathyrus oleraceus cultivar Zhongwan6 chromosome 7, CAAS_Psat_ZW6_1.0, whole genome shotgun sequence harbors:
- the LOC127100790 gene encoding pterocarpan synthase 1 yields the protein MAAKFSVPIKIISFSILLFITINIVNGQAQPNQSTLVFYLQDVGKGPKATVSPVIGINGKVWSYNTFGTIFVVDDPVTLSPSPFSTLIGKAQGTITVTSQDGANVNIVLSIVFNDVQYAGSTLEIQGTSRQRDNLRELGVVSGTGRFRFARGFAVFETISYDPTSSESVIRLTVTLAIP from the coding sequence ATGGCGGCAAAATTTTCAGTTCCAATCAAAATCATCTCCTTCTCAATATTACTTTTCATAACCATTAACATAGTTAATGGTCAAGCTCAACCAAATCAATCAACCTTGGTGTTCTACCTACAAGATGTCGGAAAAGGACCTAAAGCGACCGTTTCACCGGTTATAGGCATCAATGGCAAGGTTTGGTCATACAACACATTTGGAACAatatttgttgttgatgatcCTGTTACATTAAGTCCTAGTCCATTTTCAACTCTAATTGGAAAGGCTCAAGGTACAATCACAGTAACTTCTCAAGATGGCGCAAATGTGAACATAGTTTTGTCAATTGTGTTTAACGATGTGCAATATGCTGGTAGCACTTTAGAAATTCAAGGTACAAGTCGTCAACGTGATAATTTAAGAGAGCTTGGTGTTGTTTCTGGAACGGGAAGATTTCGATTTGCAAGAGGGTTTGCTGTGTTTGAAACTATATCTTATGATCCTACAAGTAGTGAGTCTGTTATTAGGTTGACTGTAACCTTGGCAATACCTTAA